The genomic interval atttatttctgATAGAGTTGCTAAGTGATTGTCCCCTTAATCCAGACTGTAGTACGCATACAAGAATGGCAATTTTGAGTTTTCAACTCCAAAACACAGATTTGTGATTTGAGTATTAACTTGGCGCCTTCACTGACGAAGACAGAGGAAACACCAGCCTATTTACCCATCGATGCTTAGCTATACCAGCAACTAATGCATGACTGGTCCATCAATCATAACATAATGTAAAACCCTTGGATATTCAAATTTATGGAGCAACATCATAAGCACAATCTCTTTCTTGCAAGTCAATGCGTATCATATTAAGGCGGTGTGAAAGTCGAAACTGCATATTCGGAGAATGGCAAAACAAAGATCAAACACACCTGAACTATGGTTGATAAGCTAAGTTGAAAAAACACTGATAATGGAATAATGGATTATTCACCATATCACAGATGAATTCTGCAGCATGAAAAATCTTAGAGAACAATAACGATGTTGGATAAAACATCAAAGTCGCACATAATTTAAATGCTAAATCTTGTCATGTGTTGCTTTCCGGATCCCTAGCAGGGTATAACAAATCCAGTACGCACAAACATCTGTGCACCGTTCAAGACAGAGCTAAGAACTCTAAAATTTTATAACTAAACGAACCTACTGTTGCTTATAAGTTATCACTTGAAAATCCTTTTGATAAAAGGATCTGATCAGACACAAAACAGACGCAATAGCAAGACATTATCTATTAATAACAAAGTTGAcaattcagaaaaaaaaaatcaattttagcAAACATTGCAATAACAATGTCATATTCGAACTCAATAAACAAACAGGCATCACTTCAGATGATGACACTAAAATCTAATACGAAGATAACTAACCGCAAACAAGAACATGACAAAACACCTTAATATACTAACCAGCAGCCAACAAGAAATACTTACTAGGATGGCAGATTTCCAGCCCGGAAGATTGCGAACTTTGACACGACTGAATCAGAGTGGTCGATTCCATTTTGTTTAAAGAACTCCTCGATCATTCCCTTAACTCTCTCAGGCTCCACGCTCTCGCACTCCACCTCGTACAAATCCCCGAATTCATACTTAGTCTCATCCACCTCCAATTTCACCTCATTCCACTCATAAACGTTCCTCACATTCTTAAACCCTCCCAACCCCATAAAACCTGATACGCCAAATTCTTCTTTTACTCTCCTCAGAACCCTTGAATTCATTTCCGTTAGCTTCCCAGGGTCCTCAAAGCAAGCTCTCCCTATGTTAGGGTCCACCTCCTCCTCGTCTTCCTCAACACGGCTCACGCCGTTGATGATAATTGCTTTAGCCTTGAGGCAAGCGAAGCATTTAGGGAGGTGAGTTTGCTCGTGGAACCGAAGACGGAATATGGCTCGGCGTGAGCTCAACTCAGAAGCCGAGCCGTCAAAGAATGTATTGTGCTGATGATGAGTGACGACATGAAATGGAGAAAGTAACGAGAGCAGCTTCTGATAGGAGGCTTTGTTCGGTAGTCGCAGCTTAACTTCAATCTCCATTAAGTTTGCCAATAACGATGCCTTATTGACTGAAAAATaaccaatttattttttaatgaaaactgACGAGAAAATGATGTGGGTATATGATCTGGGGTGTCACTAGAGGCCGATACGATGGGATTTGGAGGAGGGATCGAGGGAGGAGCGGTCGAAGTGGTGAAGGAGGGAGGACGACGCGGTGGTGGCTGCAGAGGAGGATGAAGAtgaggcggcggcggcggcggctcGCTTGCGGGCTTCTTCGAGTTCCTCTTTGTCTTCAACTTTGACCTCTATTTTTGTGGGCTTCCTTCGAAGCATCTCGCCTGTTCGGTTGATC from Primulina eburnea isolate SZY01 chromosome 17, ASM2296580v1, whole genome shotgun sequence carries:
- the LOC140818506 gene encoding triphosphate tunnel metalloenzyme 3-like isoform X1, translated to MEIEVKLRLPNKASYQKLLSLLSPFHVVTHHQHNTFFDGSASELSSRRAIFRLRFHEQTHLPKCFACLKAKAIIINGVSRVEEDEEEVDPNIGRACFEDPGKLTEMNSRVLRRVKEEFGVSGFMGLGGFKNVRNVYEWNEVKLEVDETKYEFGDLYEVECESVEPERVKGMIEEFFKQNGIDHSDSVVSKFAIFRAGNLPSYFDFHTALI
- the LOC140818506 gene encoding triphosphate tunnel metalloenzyme 3-like isoform X2 — encoded protein: MEIEVKLRLPNKASYQKLLSLLSPFHVVTHHQHNTFFDGSASELSSRRAIFRLRFHEQTHLPKCFACLKAKAIIINGVSRVEEDEEEVDPNIGRACFEDPGKLTEMNSRVLRRVKEEFGVSGFMGLGGFKNVRNVYEWNEVKLEVDETKYEFGDLYEVECESVEPERVKGMIEEFFKQNGIDHSDSVVSKFAIFRAGNLPS